A genomic region of Eucalyptus grandis isolate ANBG69807.140 chromosome 5, ASM1654582v1, whole genome shotgun sequence contains the following coding sequences:
- the LOC120293693 gene encoding uncharacterized protein LOC120293693 yields MSQFAPQNVPQGGLNRPPAQGRVYAVTRRQAEDSPDVVTGTVSMNDHATYALFDPGATHLFIAEQYVKLVGLRPEMLESVVSISTPLKDKVLSTVDCPRCKLVIVEKLKIEDITVVQEFPDLFLKELPVTIKNKYPLPRINDLFYQLQGASIFSMIDLRTSYHQLRIIKEDIPKTTFRTRYGHYQFTVMLFGLTNAPIAFMDLMNRVFKEYLDHFVIVFIDDIPVYSRSPEEHER; encoded by the exons ATGTCACAATTCGCTCCACAGAATGTGCCACAGGGTGGACTAAATAGACCTCCAGCTCAAGGCAGAGTGTACGCTGTCACAAGACGACAAGCAGAGGACTCGCCTGATGTGGTCACAGGTACGGTCTCGATGAATGACCATgctacttatgctttatttgaccctggcGCCACTCATTTGTTTATAGCTGAGCAGTATGTTAAGTTGGTAGGATTGAGGCCAGAAAtgttggagtcagtggttagtatatctacaccattaaaaGATAAGGTGTTGTCTACGGTAGACTGTCCTAggtgcaagttagtgattg ttgagaaGCTGAAGATCGAAGATATTACAGTGGTTCAGGAGTTCCCAGACTTGTTTCTGAAGGAGTTACCAG tgacgatcaagaacaagtacccgcTGCCGAGGATCAATGACTTGTTTTACCAGTTGCagggagcgtcgatattttcgaTGATCGACCTGAGGACAAGCTATCATCAACTAAGGATCATAAAGGAAGATATACCGAAGACTACGTTTCGTACGCGATATGGCCATTATCAATTCACTGTAATGCTGTTTGGGTTGACGAACGCCCCAAttgctttcatggatctgatgaaccgGGTGTTCAAGGAGTATTTGGATCACTTTGTGATTGTTTTCATTGACGATATCCCGGTGTACTCAAGAAGTCCAGAGGAGCACGAAAGATAG